In the Lepidochelys kempii isolate rLepKem1 chromosome 3, rLepKem1.hap2, whole genome shotgun sequence genome, one interval contains:
- the PROKR1 gene encoding prokineticin receptor 1, protein MGQEERNTSTTAINLAAIYNLHSGDFPSFRNFSFPFNFSYSDYDLPLDSEDDVTKTRTFFAAKIVIGVALIGIMLVCGIGNFIFIAALARYKKLRNLTNLLIANLAISDFIVAIVCCPFEMDYYVVRQLSWEHGHVLCASVNYLRTVSLYVSTNALLAIAVDRYLAIVHPLKPRMNYQTATFLIALVWIVSILIAIPSAYFATETVIFIVKNQEKIFCGQIWPVDQQMYYKSYFLFIFGIEFVGPVITMTLCYAKISRELWFKTVPGFQTEQIRKRLRCRRKTVMVLMCILTAYVLCWAPFYGFTIVRDFFPTVFVKEKHYLTAFYIVECIAMSNSVINTMCFVTVKNNTMKYLKKIMLLRWRSTYNSSKSSVDLDIKTSAMPVTEEVDCIKLK, encoded by the exons ATGGGGCAGGAAGAGCGCAACACCTCCACTACCGCCATCAATTTAGCTGCCATCTACAACCTCCACAGTGGGGATTTCCCCTCCTTCCGAAATTTCTCCTTCCCATTCAATTTTAGTTACAGCGATTACGACTTGCCCCTGGACAGTGAGGATGATGTGACCAAGACCCGCACCTTCTTCGCGGCCAAGATTGTGATTGGGGTGGCGCTCATCGGCATCATGCTGGTCTGTGGCATTGGCAACTTTATCTTCATTGCTGCCCTGGCCCGCTACAAGAAGCTGCGCAACCTCACCAACCTGCTGATTGCCAACCTAGCCATCTCCGACTTCATCGTGGCCATTGTCTGCTGTCCCTTTGAGATGGACTACTACGTTGTGCGGCAGCTGTCCTGGGAGCACGGCCATGTGCTCTGTGCCTCTGTCAATTACCTACGCACCGTCTCCCTGTATGTCTCTACCAATGCTCTCCTGGCTATAGCCGTAGACAG GTATCTGGCCATTGTCCACCCACTCAAACCACGAATGAATTATCAAACAGCTACTTTCCTAATTGCTTTGGTCTGGATAGTCTCCATACTCATTGCGATACCATCTGCATATTTTGCGACTGAAACTGTAATATTCATAGTAAAAAATCAGGAGAAAATTTTTTGTGGCCAGATTTGGCCAGTTGACCAGCAAATGTATTATAAATCCTACTTCCTCTTCATCTTTGGCATTGAATTTGTTGGACCTGTAATCACAATGACCTTGTGTTATGCCAAGATTTCTAGAGAGCTTTGGTTTAAAACTGTCCCAGGGTTCCAGACAGAACAGATCAGAAAGAGGCTCCGGTGCAGAAGAAAAACAGTCATGGTACTTATGTGTATCTTAACAGCCTATGTCCTCTGCTGGGCCCCATTCTATGGATTCACAATTGTCCGTGACTTTTTCCCCACAGTCTTTGTGAAAGAGAAGCATTACCTTACAGCCTTTTACATAGTTGAGTGCATTGCCATGAGCAACAGCGTGATCAACACTATGTGCTTTGTAACTGTAAAGAATAACACCATGAAGTATTTGAAGAAGATCATGTTGCTTAGGTGGAGATCTACATATAACAGCAGCAAATCGAGTGTAGATTTAGACATTAAAACTAGTGCAATGCCTGTCACAGAAGAGGTAGACTGCATAAAATTAAAGTAA